A window of Haliscomenobacter hydrossis DSM 1100 contains these coding sequences:
- a CDS encoding ABC transporter permease, whose amino-acid sequence MLLNYIKIAWKVLLRNPFYTFISLFGISFTLMILLVLSAFLDHLFGSHYPENHRDQSLYVQMTRMQDSSRQSSMTGPATYRFLEKNLSALRTPNTYGIFSMFKGANTYVDGKRIKLSIKYADGGFWEVTDFTFLEGKAFNESNFKNGDLVAVITDKIRDDYFGKGQSVVGKTMLVNGLKYRVMGVVAASPITRPVSYADVFLPFNSPKSEYESPGVNGSYMAIIIPKNKADMPVITKEFEQIVNRMPKPFMENGMKVYHLESRALTYLNNFTNQIFGNDQNEVFFMVVALFMVLFMALPAINLVNLNISRIIERSSEISVRKAFGAPSKTVLWQFVVENVFVTLIGAGIALIFAQIILMVFNRSALIPSSDLTINFTVFGLGILLALIFGLMSGVYPAWRMSKLKPAEALKNS is encoded by the coding sequence ATGCTGCTCAACTATATAAAAATCGCCTGGAAGGTGCTCCTTCGCAACCCTTTTTACACCTTTATTTCCCTGTTTGGCATCAGTTTTACGCTGATGATCCTGCTGGTGCTTAGTGCCTTTCTGGATCACTTGTTTGGAAGCCATTACCCCGAAAACCACCGCGATCAAAGCCTTTATGTGCAGATGACCCGCATGCAGGATTCCAGTCGCCAGTCTAGTATGACGGGCCCCGCCACCTATCGGTTTTTGGAAAAGAACCTCAGCGCACTGCGCACGCCCAACACCTATGGTATCTTTTCAATGTTTAAAGGAGCCAATACCTATGTAGATGGTAAAAGAATCAAGTTGTCGATAAAATATGCCGATGGTGGTTTTTGGGAAGTAACCGATTTTACCTTTTTGGAAGGAAAAGCGTTCAATGAATCCAACTTTAAAAATGGAGACCTTGTAGCCGTGATTACCGATAAAATACGCGATGACTACTTTGGGAAAGGCCAGTCTGTTGTAGGCAAAACCATGTTGGTGAACGGGTTAAAATACCGGGTAATGGGCGTGGTAGCAGCCAGTCCAATTACCCGGCCCGTCAGCTATGCCGACGTGTTTTTACCCTTCAATAGCCCCAAAAGTGAATACGAAAGTCCTGGTGTAAATGGCAGTTATATGGCCATTATCATTCCCAAAAACAAGGCGGATATGCCCGTCATTACCAAAGAATTTGAGCAAATTGTAAATCGCATGCCCAAACCCTTTATGGAAAATGGAATGAAGGTGTATCACCTGGAGTCTCGTGCGTTAACTTATCTAAACAATTTTACCAACCAGATTTTCGGCAACGATCAGAATGAAGTCTTTTTTATGGTGGTCGCTCTTTTTATGGTGTTGTTCATGGCCTTACCCGCCATCAATCTGGTCAACCTCAACATCAGCCGCATCATCGAGCGCTCCTCCGAAATCAGTGTACGCAAGGCTTTTGGGGCACCCTCTAAAACCGTGCTTTGGCAATTTGTGGTCGAAAACGTATTTGTCACCTTGATTGGGGCAGGGATTGCGCTCATTTTTGCCCAAATCATTCTGATGGTTTTCAACCGCAGTGCGTTGATTCCCAGTTCCGATTTGACCATCAACTTTACGGTATTTGGGTTGGGAATTTTATTGGCTTTGATATTTGGGCTGATGTCCGGCGTATATCCCGCCTGGCGCATGTCCAAATTGAAACCCGCTGAAGCCTTAAAAAATAGTTAG
- a CDS encoding ABC transporter ATP-binding protein translates to MIKLSGIEKVYRTSSIETLALDNINVDIQPGEFVSIMGPSGCGKSTLLNIIGLLDEPSKGAVEINQRELKGYKDKELARIRNLEIGFIFQSFHLINDLSVLDNVEIPLLYRPGSGSNRRELAKEALEKVGLSNRMKHFPNQLSGGQKQRVAIARAIVGRPSIILADEPTGNLDSNMGNEILNILLQLNKEGTTIVMVTHDENMAKHTNRLIRLFDGRQVS, encoded by the coding sequence ATGATCAAGTTATCCGGCATCGAAAAAGTTTACCGCACCAGTTCCATCGAAACCCTCGCACTGGACAACATTAATGTCGACATCCAACCAGGAGAGTTTGTATCGATCATGGGGCCCTCCGGTTGTGGCAAAAGTACCCTGCTCAACATCATTGGGCTTTTGGACGAGCCATCCAAGGGAGCAGTGGAAATCAATCAACGCGAGTTAAAAGGCTATAAAGACAAAGAGCTGGCGCGCATCCGCAACCTGGAGATCGGTTTTATTTTCCAGAGTTTCCACCTGATCAATGACCTATCGGTGCTTGATAATGTGGAGATTCCCTTGCTCTACCGCCCCGGCAGCGGCAGCAACCGTCGCGAATTGGCCAAAGAAGCCCTGGAAAAAGTGGGACTCAGCAACCGCATGAAGCACTTCCCCAACCAACTTTCCGGCGGACAAAAGCAGCGCGTAGCCATTGCCCGTGCCATTGTAGGCCGCCCTTCGATCATCCTCGCCGATGAGCCTACGGGTAACCTCGACAGCAACATGGGCAACGAAATCCTCAACATTTTGCTGCAACTGAACAAGGAGGGCACCACCATTGTGATGGTGACCCACGATGAAAACATGGCCAAACACACGAATCGATTGATCCGCCTTTTTGACGGACGCCAAGTATCTTAA
- a CDS encoding TolC family protein — MRPFITRLLFLIFWLMAYRSSVAQAPARALRLDAAVEMARGQSIWAKQAATQKETAYWRWRSFTSDFKPQLSLSGTLPSFTRSFVEVTQPDGNIAFLPVSFNNSSLNLALSQRITRTGGTVFAQKQLQRFDNFIQNSTLYNGIPMAIGISQPLSQFNLWKWDKQTEPLQYNESQQQYLESLEQVALDATVYYFNLLIAQVNLNIAETNLVSSDTLYKIATQKLALGKISQNDLLQLQLGVLNAQKDLASARQGAEVAQLQLKTHLSYRGEEKLDLAIPLPGPAFPVDAAKARQEALSNRADAIAFKRRLLEASRDLERAKSNNGFNATLTAAFGLSNRGNQPLDIYQKPQDREFIQLEFSIPIMDWGRSKSRTATAKANLQLAQQTVEQDKMSFEQEVYTQVTLMGMLQQQVNLTARADEIAAQRFQIAQDRFLLSDLSITDLSIAIQEKDRAKRDYILALRDYWRAYYTLRLLTLYDFEQNRKIQ, encoded by the coding sequence ATGCGCCCATTCATCACCCGACTGTTATTCCTTATTTTTTGGCTCATGGCCTATCGCTCATCCGTGGCGCAGGCACCTGCACGTGCCCTGCGCCTGGATGCAGCGGTAGAAATGGCCCGCGGCCAGTCGATCTGGGCCAAACAAGCGGCCACCCAAAAAGAAACCGCTTACTGGCGCTGGCGGAGTTTTACCTCCGATTTTAAGCCGCAACTGAGCCTGAGTGGCACCTTGCCCAGCTTTACCCGTTCTTTTGTTGAAGTGACGCAGCCCGATGGCAACATTGCTTTTTTGCCCGTTTCTTTCAACAACTCTTCTCTAAACTTAGCTTTGAGCCAACGGATCACCCGCACGGGAGGAACGGTTTTTGCCCAAAAACAACTCCAGCGTTTCGACAATTTTATCCAAAACAGCACCTTGTACAATGGCATTCCCATGGCAATCGGGATCAGTCAGCCCCTTTCTCAATTCAATCTCTGGAAATGGGACAAACAAACCGAACCCCTCCAGTACAATGAAAGCCAGCAGCAGTACCTCGAAAGCCTGGAACAAGTTGCCCTGGATGCCACGGTGTATTACTTCAACCTGCTCATTGCCCAGGTCAACCTGAACATTGCCGAAACCAACCTCGTCAGCAGCGATACCTTGTACAAAATTGCTACCCAAAAACTGGCCTTGGGGAAAATCTCCCAAAACGATCTTTTGCAATTGCAGTTGGGGGTACTCAATGCCCAAAAAGACCTGGCCAGTGCCAGACAAGGTGCCGAAGTGGCGCAATTGCAACTCAAAACCCATTTGTCATACCGCGGCGAAGAGAAATTGGATCTGGCTATTCCTTTACCCGGCCCCGCTTTTCCGGTTGATGCGGCCAAAGCCCGACAAGAAGCCCTCAGCAACCGCGCTGACGCCATTGCCTTCAAACGCCGTTTGTTGGAAGCCTCGCGCGATCTGGAAAGGGCCAAAAGCAACAATGGTTTTAACGCGACCTTGACGGCAGCTTTTGGGTTGAGCAACCGAGGCAACCAACCGCTCGACATTTATCAAAAACCTCAGGATCGGGAGTTCATTCAACTGGAGTTTTCCATTCCAATTATGGATTGGGGGCGCAGCAAGTCCCGTACTGCTACCGCTAAAGCCAACTTGCAACTGGCTCAGCAAACCGTGGAGCAGGATAAAATGAGTTTTGAACAAGAGGTGTATACCCAAGTCACCCTCATGGGCATGCTCCAACAACAGGTGAACCTGACTGCCCGGGCGGACGAAATCGCCGCTCAACGTTTTCAGATTGCGCAAGATCGCTTCTTGTTGAGCGACCTCAGCATCACCGATCTCAGCATCGCCATCCAGGAGAAAGACCGCGCCAAACGCGACTACATTCTGGCCCTGCGCGATTATTGGCGGGCGTATTACACGCTGCGCTTGTTGACTTTGTATGATTTTGAACAAAACCGAAAAATACAGTAG
- a CDS encoding efflux RND transporter periplasmic adaptor subunit — protein MDRELAPEIIRKQRFKGWGVALVVLLALGASYYLLNKVLRTQVRQSEVRVAVAETGNVENTLTASGEVIPAFEQVLTSPIRASVKQVLLSPGAAVRPGQQILILDKSLSLIELDKLKDQLELKRNSVEKLKFQLEKESLDADLDNQIKGLSINRQKTELEDTRRLHKIGGRTQEDISRAENALKISELEKDKLENQVRYNRQSKNTNIRESELQVRIEENGLKELQHKLKMADLVADRPGVLTWVNDKVGTTVNEGEMLAKIADLQSFRIEGSASDTYAEQVQIGLPVIVRINETDLRGMITQIKPSVENDVVQFSVQLDDAQNAALRPNMKVEIFVVTSRAKQSVRVANGPAFNGKKRQNIFVLENGLARRREIEVGLSNFDYVEIKNGIRPGEKVIVTDLSRFEHLREITLKP, from the coding sequence ATGGATCGCGAACTCGCACCTGAAATCATCCGCAAACAACGCTTCAAAGGCTGGGGAGTCGCTCTAGTGGTACTCCTGGCTTTGGGAGCCAGTTACTACCTGCTCAACAAAGTGCTGCGCACCCAAGTACGCCAATCGGAAGTCCGCGTGGCCGTGGCCGAAACGGGCAACGTAGAAAACACCCTTACCGCCAGCGGCGAAGTCATCCCTGCATTTGAGCAGGTGCTGACCAGTCCCATCCGCGCCAGTGTCAAACAAGTGCTGCTCAGCCCTGGCGCAGCGGTGCGGCCCGGGCAGCAAATCCTGATTTTGGACAAATCATTATCCCTCATTGAACTGGATAAACTAAAAGACCAACTGGAACTCAAACGCAACAGCGTGGAAAAATTGAAGTTCCAACTCGAAAAAGAATCCCTCGACGCCGATCTCGACAATCAGATCAAAGGCCTCAGCATCAATCGCCAAAAAACCGAATTGGAAGATACCCGCCGTTTGCACAAAATTGGTGGCCGCACCCAGGAAGACATCAGTCGGGCCGAAAACGCCCTCAAAATTTCTGAACTCGAAAAAGACAAACTCGAAAACCAGGTGCGTTACAACCGCCAATCCAAAAATACCAACATCCGTGAGTCGGAGTTGCAAGTGCGCATTGAGGAAAATGGCCTCAAGGAACTGCAACACAAACTCAAAATGGCCGATCTCGTAGCCGATCGCCCAGGGGTACTCACCTGGGTCAACGACAAAGTAGGCACTACGGTAAACGAAGGCGAAATGTTGGCCAAAATTGCTGATTTGCAAAGTTTCCGCATCGAAGGCTCGGCCTCCGATACCTATGCCGAGCAAGTGCAAATCGGCCTGCCCGTCATCGTGCGCATCAACGAAACCGACTTGCGCGGCATGATCACCCAGATCAAACCCTCGGTAGAAAACGACGTGGTACAGTTTTCGGTACAACTTGACGACGCCCAAAACGCGGCCTTGCGCCCCAATATGAAAGTCGAAATTTTTGTAGTCACCAGTCGCGCCAAACAATCGGTAAGGGTAGCCAATGGCCCAGCTTTTAACGGCAAAAAGCGTCAGAACATCTTTGTACTCGAAAATGGCCTGGCCCGCCGCCGTGAAATCGAAGTTGGGCTTTCTAATTTCGATTATGTCGAAATCAAAAATGGCATCCGCCCCGGCGAAAAAGTCATAGTCACAGATCTGAGCCGTTTTGAACACCTCCGCGAAATCACCTTGAAGCCCTAA
- a CDS encoding type II toxin-antitoxin system VapC family toxin, translating into MKQAIIDTDTLSFFFRNKPEVVGKINEYLEFHGVINLSIVTYYEVLNGLLFKDAQKQFERFERFVELNQIIALNVEVAKKAAEIYADLRKKGQVIGHNDVLIAATAIVYDLVLVTNNTNHFSRIPALILDNWVQQ; encoded by the coding sequence ATGAAGCAAGCGATTATAGATACAGATACGCTTTCATTCTTCTTTAGAAATAAACCAGAAGTAGTTGGAAAAATTAATGAATACTTAGAATTTCACGGAGTGATCAACCTGAGCATTGTCACATACTACGAAGTATTAAATGGTTTGCTCTTTAAAGATGCCCAAAAGCAATTCGAGCGATTTGAAAGATTTGTAGAACTTAACCAGATTATTGCATTGAATGTCGAAGTGGCAAAGAAAGCAGCGGAAATCTATGCTGATTTGCGTAAAAAAGGTCAAGTTATTGGCCACAATGACGTATTAATTGCGGCTACTGCAATTGTGTACGACTTGGTTTTGGTAACCAATAATACGAATCATTTTAGCCGTATTCCAGCGTTGATTCTAGATAATTGGGTGCAACAATAA
- a CDS encoding ABC transporter permease encodes MIQHFFKLIWNKKRSNALLIVEILVAFLVLFGVMSLLTYNYQNYSKPLGFNYDNVWALNISTNQDTSGLAEKFERIFQRVLAYPEVQSASKTRGNTPFANNQSNRNVVYDKVTIQGDIYNTDERYANTLGIEVAEGRWYNASDLGAKYTPAVINRLAKDKLFGNENPLGKVIKLEGDERWKIVGIVENFKQRGEYQANTPAFFNMEKEVMGTILIKVKPGTDANFEAKLMRQIGGMQSEWTMEVSYLSNLRKSMNQQTAIPSLIFSIVCGFFLLNVALGLFGVLTLNIAKRKDEIGLRRALGATGKAITTHFVGEMWVIATLGVVVGVILAIQFPILNVFDLDSSVYIIGILLSVLTVYLLVTLCALYPSMQASRIQPATALHEE; translated from the coding sequence ATGATACAGCATTTTTTCAAACTCATCTGGAATAAAAAACGCAGCAATGCCCTACTTATCGTAGAAATCCTGGTCGCGTTTCTGGTCCTCTTTGGCGTAATGAGCCTGCTGACCTACAATTACCAGAACTATTCCAAACCCCTGGGATTCAACTACGATAACGTTTGGGCTTTAAATATCTCCACGAACCAGGATACCAGCGGCTTAGCTGAAAAATTTGAACGCATTTTCCAGCGTGTGCTCGCTTACCCTGAAGTACAAAGTGCTAGTAAAACCCGCGGCAACACCCCTTTTGCCAACAACCAGTCCAATCGAAATGTGGTCTACGACAAAGTAACCATCCAAGGGGACATCTACAATACGGATGAGCGCTACGCCAACACCCTGGGCATTGAAGTGGCTGAAGGACGCTGGTACAATGCCAGCGATTTAGGGGCAAAATACACTCCGGCAGTCATCAATCGGTTGGCTAAAGACAAACTTTTCGGCAATGAAAACCCGCTGGGCAAAGTGATCAAACTGGAAGGTGACGAGCGCTGGAAAATTGTCGGTATCGTGGAAAACTTCAAACAGCGCGGGGAATACCAGGCCAATACGCCCGCTTTTTTCAACATGGAAAAAGAAGTGATGGGTACCATCCTCATCAAAGTGAAACCCGGTACGGATGCGAACTTTGAAGCCAAGTTGATGCGCCAAATTGGCGGCATGCAAAGCGAATGGACCATGGAGGTCTCGTACCTCTCCAACCTGCGCAAATCCATGAACCAACAAACTGCCATTCCTTCGCTCATCTTCAGCATCGTTTGTGGCTTCTTTTTGCTCAATGTAGCCCTGGGTTTATTCGGCGTACTCACCCTCAACATTGCCAAACGCAAAGACGAAATTGGTCTGCGTCGAGCCTTGGGTGCCACTGGAAAAGCCATCACCACGCATTTTGTGGGCGAAATGTGGGTGATCGCCACGCTAGGGGTAGTGGTGGGCGTCATCCTGGCCATTCAGTTCCCGATTCTCAATGTGTTTGACCTGGATTCGAGTGTGTACATCATCGGGATTTTGTTGTCCGTGTTGACCGTTTACCTGTTGGTGACGTTGTGCGCATTGTACCCGAGTATGCAGGCTTCACGGATACAGCCGGCTACAGCTTTGCATGAGGAGTGA